The genomic region GGCCCAGGCCCCTGTCAACCTGCCTTCCGAGACGTTTAAGCAGCAACTGCGCAACCAGTACCTGCGCAACGATACTGCCCAGGCCATCATCAGCCTGTACAGCAAGCGCCAGGCTGGCGGGGCCAGCTGGATGGCGGGCGGCGCGCTTAGCGGACTTCGGCTGGCAACTGCTGGCGGCCGCGAAATCTCCAGTGGCCCCGGCTACACGATTTCCCAGGAGGCGCCTTCGGCCGGCGTGGTGCTGCTGGCGACGCTGCCGTTTCTGGGCTATGGCCTGGGCAAGCTGCTACACTACGGCAACGCCAACTTGGCCGCGCAACTGACGGCCTACGGGGCCGGGCAGCCCTTGCCGCGCAGCCTGCGGCGCAAGCTCAAGCCACGCTTCTTCAGCACGCCCATTATCCAGTACACGCCGGTACCGGCCACGCCCGCTAAATAACTGCTATGCGTACTTTTTTTCTGTTGCTGATTTTGCTGCTGGCTGGTACGCTGGGGTATGCCCAGCAAGGCCCCGCCGCTGCACCTGTAGCCAGTGCGCCAGTTACCGTGGCCCCCGCCGCCGCCGCGCCGGCCGATTCCGGCGCGGTACTGCTGTTCAACGGCTGGTACCTGCCCCGCTATGCCCCCAAAGCCACCGAGGCCGACACTACCGGGGCCCTGCTGAGCTTGTTTCGGAAGCGCCGCTACGCCGGCTGGCTCTACACGCTGCCCTTCATTGCGGGCATGACACTGGCCCTGCCTATTTCCTCCACCGACCGCTACGGCCAGACCACTGTAGCCGACGAAGCCATTTCGCCGCCGCTGGGCTTTACGATAGTGGGCGGCACGGTAGTAGGCTTCATTATGCATGCCAGCAAGTTCAACAAAGCCCACCTGGAGGCCGTGGACAAAGCCTACGTCGCCGGCCAGCCCATTCCGGCCAAATACCGCAGCCAGCTCAACGCCAGCCATTTCAACGAAGCCGCCTACCTGCGCGAGGCCCTGCGGCAGCAGATGGAGCGCGAGCAGCTGCAGCGCGCGGCCGCCGGCGCTACCCGCTAAAGCCAAAGCAGCCGCTCTGAACGCGGCGCGCGGCCGCGTAAAGGCGAAAACTTGTTGCGGCCGGTACCGGTTACCGACCACAGCTCAGCGGTACCGTTCTGGGTAAAAGACGGTGCGGCCGCCTGTTGGCAGAGCCTGCTTACCCGCCCGGGCCTGATTTCTCCGTAGAGTAGTATCTTCCCGTATGAATATAGCAGTCGTAGTTGCGCAACTCGTCATTGCCCTTTCGGTGGTTATTGTTTGGGTGTTTCGGTTTGATAACATCGTAAAGGAATTCAAGCAGTACGGACTGCCTGACCTAGTGCGCACGATGGTAGGAGCCGCCAAAATAGCGCTGGCCACGCTACTGGTAGCGGGCATCTGGTATCCGGGCCTGGTGCTGGTGCCGGCCCTGCTGATGGCCTTTCTGATGCTGTGCGCCCAGCTGGCCCACATCAAAGTGCGCAACCCCTGGCACAAGTATGTGCCGTCGTTGCTGCTGCTACTCCTGTCGCTGTTCGTGGCCGCCGCTCACGCGGGCCTCATTGCCAACTAAGCCTGATGACCACTATCCTGATCTGGCTTTCGGCCCTGTCGTTTCTGTTTTACGGCATCAGCTACTTCACCTCGCAAAAGCTTAAAGACGAATTCAAGCGCTACGGCCTGGCCAAGTTCGGTCCGCTGACGGCCGTGCTGGAAATCCTGGGGGGGCTGGGGCTGCTGGTGGGCCTCCAGGTTCCGCTGATTCTGTCGGTGGCGTCCGGCGGCCTGGCTGTGCTCATGCTGCTGGGCTTCGGCGTCCGGATGAAAATAAAGGATGGTTTCTGGCTGTCTCTGCCCTCGTTCCTGTTCATGCTGCTGAACGCGTACATCTTCTACGTATCGTTGCAGGCGTACTAACGGGCATATTCAGGCGGAGCGCAGGACCTGTGCCCGGTAGACAGCTAACACACAAAAAGCCCCGCCGGCATAACGCCGGCGGGGCTTTTTACTTACTCCAATCTACTTACGCTACAGCGGGCATTTCCACATTGTTGAAGCGGATGCCGCCGTCTTCCAGCACGGCTTCCACCACCGCGTCTTTGCTTACGCGGCCCGAGAGGATATCTTTCGATAGCTCGTTGAGCACCAGGCGCTGGATGACGCGCTTGAGGGGCCGGGCCCCAAAGGTGGGGTCGAAGCCCTGTTCGCCCAGGAAGTCCAGCACCTCCGAAGTGGCTTCCAGGCGGATGCCGGCTTCGGTGAGGCGCTGCTGAATCTGGCGGAACTGGATGTCCACGATTTTGCGGATTTCCTTGCGCTTGAGGGGCTGGAACATCACGATTTCGTCAATCCGGTTCAGGAACTCGGGGCGCATGTGCTGCCTGAGGCGCTCGACTACTTCGTCGCGGGTGCGGTCCACTACTTCGTCGTGGTTGTACTCGTTCAGCTCCTTGAAATTGTGCTGAATGATATCGGCCCCCGTGTTCGAGGTCATGATGATGATGGTGTTCTTGAAGTTCGCCACCCGACCTTTGTTGTCGGTGAGGCGGCCGTCGTCGAGCACCTGCAGCAGGATGTTGAACACGTCGGGGTGGGCCTTCTCGATTTCATCGAGCAGCACCACCGAGTAGGGCTTGCGGCGCACGGCCTCGGTCAGCTGGCCGCCTTCGTCGTAGCCCACGTAGCCGGGAGGCGCCCCAATCAGGCGCGACACGGCGTGGCGCTCCTGAAACTCGCTCATGTCGATGCGCACCATAGCGTTTTCATCGTTGAACAGGTACTCGGCCAGGGCCTTGGCCAGCTCGGTTTTGCCCACGCCGGTAGTGCCCAGGAAAATAAACGAGCCGATGGGCCGCTTGGGGTCCTGCAGCCCGGCCCGGGAGCGGCGTACGGCATCGGAAATAGCCATAATGGCCTCCGATTGGCCGGCCACGCGCTTGCCCAGCTCGGCCTCCAGGTTCAGCAGCTTCTCGCGGTCCGACTGCAGCATCTTGCTCACCGGAATGCCGGTCCACTTGGCCACCACGTCGGCAATGTCCTCTTGGGTCACCACTTCCTGCAGCATCGAGCCGCCTTCCTTGCCTTTGTCGGCTTCGGCCAGGGCCTGCAGCTCCTTCAGCTTGGCTTCGGCTTCCTGAATCTTGCCGTAGCGCAGCTCGGCCACGCGGCCGTAGTCGCCCTGGCGCTCGGCCTGGTCGGCTTCCAGCTTGTAGCGCTCAATATTCTCCTTCTCGGTCTGGATGCTGGTGAGGGCTGATTTCTCGTTTTCCCACTGGGCCTTCAGGTCGTCGCGCCGGGCCGAGAGGTCGGCAATGTCCTTGTTGAGCACGGCTTCCCGGTCATGGTTTTCCTCGCGGCGGATGGCTTCGCGCTCAATTTCCAACTGCATAATGCGGCGCTGCACCTCATCCAGCTCCACAGGCATGGAGTTCAACTCGATGCGTAGCTTGGCGGCGGCCTCGTCCATCAGGTCAATGGCCTTATCGGGCAGGAACCGGTCAGTGATGTAGCGCGAGCTCAGTTCCACGGCGGCAATAACGGCGTCGTCGGTAATCCGCACGCCGTGGTGCAGCTCGTACTTCTCCTTGATGCCGCGCATGATGCTGATGGCGTCTTCCACGGTGGGCTCGTCCACCATCACGGCCTGGAAACGGCGCTCCAGGGCCTTGTCCTTCTCAATGTACTTCTGGTACTCCTTGAGCGTGGTGGCCCCGATGGCGTGCAGCTCGCCGCGGGCCAGGGCCGGCTTGAGCAGGTTGGCCGCGTCCATGGCGCCCTCGCCACCCGCGCCGGCCCCAATAAGCGTGTGCATCTCGTCAATGAACAGGATAATCTGCCCATCCGAGTCGGTTACTTCCTTAATGACGGCCTTGAGGCGCTCCTCAAACTCGCCCTTGTACTTGGCCCCGGCAATGAGCAGGCCCATATCCAGGCTCATAATCACCTTGTCGCGCAGGTTTTCGGGCACGTCGCCGGCCACGATGCGCTGGGCCAGGCCCTCCACAATGGCGGTTTTGCCCACGCCCGGCTCGCCCAGTAGCACCGGGTTGTTCTTGGTGCGCCGGCTCAGAATCTGAAGCACCCGGCGGATTTCCTCGTCGCGGCCAATCACGGGGTCCATCTTGCCGAGGCGGACCTGCTCGTTGAGGTTGCGGGCGTAGCGGTTGAGGCTCTGGTACTGGTCCTCGGCCGACTGCGACGTGACCTTGCGGCCCCCGCGCAGCTCCAGAATGGCCGCTTTCAGGTCTTTCTCGTTGAAGCCGGCATCCTTCATCAGAGTGGCTGTCGCGTCTTTGCCACTCAGCAGCCCCAGCAGCAGGTGCTCCACCGACACGTACTCGTCCTGGAACTCCTTGAGGTAGCCGGTGGCGCGCTGCAGGGCGGCGGCGGTTTCGTTGGCGAGGTAGGGCGAGCCCCCGCTCACCTTGGGGTAGGCGGCCACCAGGGCATCGAGGCGGGGCGTGAGGATGTTGAGGTTGGCCCCCAGCTTCTTGGCCACAAACGACAGCACGTTCTCGTCGCTCTGGAACAGGCCCTTCAGCAAGTGGCCGGTTTCAATGGCCTGTTGCTGGTTGGCGCCGGCAATTTCGGTGGCCTTCTGCACGGCCTCCTGCGCCTTGATGGTATAGTTATTAAAGTTCATGGCTTGCTTTCGTCGTAGGGTGAGACTTCGCAATGGAAGGTTCTACGAGGGGACTAGCAAACGGGGTGCGAGGATGGTTTTGCTGACTTTTTGGCTGTAAAATTGTTTTTTGCTATAATTTAATATGACAAAATTTCATTAGTGCTTTGCGTACAATACATGCCTAACTTCATCACATAGGGATTCAAGCTGTTCATAAAGCTTGTAGATGTTGATGTTTTTTCCAGCTAATTCAAAATAGTAATTGTCTGACCTACTTCCTCCTGCGCTCATAAAAGGGAAAGATAACATAGCTACAGAAGGTGAATTTTTTTCATGCTGTAATCTTCCTTTTCCTATCGAATATTCTTCCCAGTGAGCAATAATATCGCGGATAGTTTTGAACGGAAAATCCTTTTTAAGATCCTCGATTTTCGCAATTAAATCAGAATCTTCAAACTCTATCGCAACTTCCTCACAAACTGTTGCCAGCTCTGCTATTCCAAGAAACAACAACCAATACTCTTCTAATCCCGGTTTTAAGCTTCTAGAGATATTACTTAGCTCCAGATGTGAATCTGTGTCTTCAAAATCATGGCTTATCTGAATGTCATCCCACTTAAAGGATTCTGAAATATTATCTAAACAATACCGAAGGTTTTTCAGCGATGGTATGTATGCTTTAAATACAAAGCGTAGTAAGCCGATATTATGCTTGTTTTTCATATATTGATAAATGAATGATTAGATGATAATGCTCGGCCTCCACGACATACCGCAGGTTTTTACGGGTCCGAAACGTGTAATAGTGCGTGCAAACCAAAGGGCCATCTTTATGGGATGGCCCTTTGCGGTAATGAAACGGGTAGCCTTCACCTAACTCGCGCTCAGATGGCATACTTGTAAGCATTACGACGCAACCGAATCAAATCCTCTTCACTGAGCGTGTCAAACTTGAATTGCTTGGCATATTCGCGGGCCTGGGCCAGCCGCTGCTCTTTGGTGAGCTTGGTTGGTTCTGTGGGCGTTGGCTTGTTGTCGGTGGTTCCCATAATGCAGCAGGGTTAAGTAGCTGTAATACCGCGAAGATACGGCAAAAGGTTCAGCTGGCGGCGCTGTATGGCTAGCTCCGGAGCCTCCAAACCTACCGGATTCCAGGATGGAGCCCAACCGCTTTTCCGCAACCTGGTTGGCTACTCCGCCAACTCGCCCAATTCCCGCAGCCAGTCGAAAATCAGCTGGTCCACGGCCGATACCTGGGGGCGGTGGCGGTAGCTGAGCCAGACGATTTCCTCGATTTCGGCGGCGGGCTGCAGCTGGCCGGTGTAGGTGGCGGCGTAGAGCGTCATCTGCACCAGCACGTCGGGGGCGTGGCCGTGGGCGGGGGCCGTGAACACGCCGCGCAACTGCAGGCTGGCCGGGTCCAGCGTCACGGTCAGCTCCTCCCGGATTTCGCGCAGCAGCGTGTCAGCGTCGGTTTCGCCCGGCTCGCGCTTGCCGCCGGGCAGGTAATAGGCGTCTTTGCCGCGGCTGCGGGTGCTGAGGATGCGGCCGTCGTGCAGGTGCAGCCAGGCAATCTTGTCGATGAGGGGCATGGGGCGGGAAAGTAGCCGTGAGCTGCGCGGAAAATCAGGCGCGCTGCGGCAGGCGCTGCAACAGGCCCTGGTAGAGCCGGTCTACGTCGGGCTTGCGGAACAGCTCGGTGCCGGGGTTCATGGTGGCCGCCGAGCCGCAGGCCACGCCCAGGCGAGCGGTTTCGGGCAGGCTCAGGCCGGTGCTGAGGCCGTACACTAGGCCGGCCACCATACTGTCGCCGGCGCCCACGGTGCTGCGCTTTTTCACGGCGGGAGCCGGCACGTGGTCTACGGCGTCCTTCGTAACCACGCAGGCGCCCTGCGGCCCCAGCGACACCACCACTATTTCGGCCTGGCCCTCGCGCACCAGCTGCTGGGCGGCGGCCGCTACGGCGTCGTCGTCGAGCTCCTCCACGCCGGTCATCTTGCTCAGCTCGCCCACGTTGGGCTTGATCAGGTACACGCCTTCCTGCAGGATGCGCTGCAAAGCCGGGCCGGAGGTATCGGCAACGATGCGGGTGCCGGCCTGCTTGGCCCAGCGGGCTATTTCGGCCAGAAACTCCGGCTCCACGCCGGGCGGCAGACTGCCGCTGATAACCAGAAACCCGGGCACCTCGGGCAGGTTCCGCAGGGCCGCCAGCACCTGCTGCTGCTCGGTGGCGGTCAGCTCGGTGCCGGGCATACCAAAGCGGTACTGCTGGCCGCTGGAAGCATCTACCACGATGAAATTTTCGCGGGTGCGGCTGGCTGTTTCCACGGCCAGCTGCTGCACCTGCTCCTGCGCCAGCAGCTCCTGCAGCAGCTGCCCGGTGGGCCCGCCGGCCGGAAATACCGCCACCGAATCGGCGCCCAACCGCCGCAGGGCCCGGCTCACGTTGATGCCGCCGCCGCCGGGCTCGAACCTAGGCGCGGCGCAGCGCAGCTTCTGGTCGGGGATGATGTGGTCGGCGGTGGTGCTTTTATCGACGGTTGGGTTCAGGGTAAGCGTGACGATACGGGCCATACATGCAAAGTAGCTGCGGCGCCGGAATGAGGGCCGCAAGAGAAAAATATGAAATAAGAACGCAGATGCCGGGCAGAATAAATGCGCTACTGCACTGACCCGTTGGCCGCCGCTGGTGGCTGCGGGGCCAGCTGCTGCAGCAAAACCAACAGCATGTGGTAGATTTCCTGCAGCTGCGCGGGGTCGGTCAGGGCCTACTCTTTGGTGAAAGTCAGGAGCGTGTCGGCGTCCGGCGCATTCGGGTCGGTGGTGAGGTCGAGACGCAGCTCCTGATACCGCAGCAGGGTTTGGCGCACCGCGGGGTCAGCAAAAAGCAGGGCTCGTAGCTGGTCGGGGTTGTTGGTGGTCATGATGTACGCACTATCCAGGTCCGGGTCGCTCAATTCCACGTCTTGCAGGCCCAGCAGCTTGCCCAGCTCGTGCACCCAATCCTGCTCGTGCAGGGTGAAGTGGAGCGTCGGCTGGCCCGGCACCACGGCCCGGAAGGTGGTGGTTTCGTAGCCGCCTTCGAAGCCGCCGCCCAAATCGATGTCCAGGCTTAGCTGCATCTGATAGCCGTTTTGGTGCAGGTTGGCGGTGTACTCGAGCAAGTCAGACTGGCGGATCATGTCGGCGGCTACCTGTTGCCACAGGGCAGCTTCGGTGTCGGCGGAAAAGGTGCGAATGGTGTCCATGGCAGTGGGAAAGTAGGAGTGCGGTAGTTGTACCGGCCTGGGCGCCGTGGGGTTGTTGGTGGCCTGGGCTGAAAGGACGAATGAGTGCGTAAGGTATGACGTTGGAAAACGTGGCAGCGGTTGGCTTGACGGGGGCCAACCTGCGGCGCAAGCTTGCGTTAGCAGGGGCTATGAGCCGTGCATTTACCAAAGAAGACGATTCGCAGGAAGCCCCCATTGTACCGCCCCGCGCGCCCTTGCCGCCCGGCATGGCCAACTACGTCACGCCCCGGGGGCTGGCCCTGCTGCGGGCCGAGCTGACGACGCTGGAAGCCACCCGCACCCGCGCCGAAGCCAACCGCGAAAACGAGGCCGACCGCACCCGCCTGCTTACCCTCTACAATGCCCAGATCGTGGCCCTCAACGCCCGGCTCGGCAGTGCCCGGCTCATAGACCCACGTACGCAGCCCGCCCAGGAAGTGCGTTTCGGCGCTACCGTGACGCTGCGCACTCGTAGCGGCGGCCGGCCCGGCACCGAGCGGCGCTTCACCATTGTGGGCGTAGATGAGGCCGATGTGGCGGAAGGCCGGCTGGCATTTGTGGCGCCCATGGCGCGGGCGGTGCAGGGCGCGCAGCTGGGTCAGCTGGTTACGCTGCAGCTCGGGCCGCAGGAGGAAGAGGTGGAGGTAATCGGCATTTCCTACGACGACATAGCACTGCCGCCTCTCTAGCGCTTTGGCGGCTGCCCAACACGTATGTGGGTTGCTGCTGAAGATAAACTCCCGACATTTCGATTACCTGCCTTCTTTCTAATCCGTCTCGTTATGCGGCTCCGATTTCTACTTTGCTGCGGTCTGCTTTTGGCCGCGTCCGGCCTGCGGGCCCAGTCCACTGTCACCGGCAGCATCCGCTTCGGCGGGGTCGTGCGCGACTACCGGCTGTATGTGCCGCGGGCGTACACCGGCGCGCGGCCGGTGCCGCTGCTGCTCAACCTGCACGGCTACGGCTCCAACAACCTGGAGCAGGAGCAGTACGGCGACTTCCGGGCCATTGCCGATACCGCCAACTTTCTGGTGGTGCATCCCAACGGCACCCTCGACGGCACCGGCAGCCGTTACTGGAACACGTTCACGGCCCCCGGCAGCGGCGGCCCCAACGACGTAGCGTTTCTGGCCGCCCTGATTGATACGCTCAGCGCTAAATACCGCGTCGATGCCAACCGCGTGTATAGCACCGGCATGAGCAACGGCGGCTTCATGAGCTACGAGCTGGCCTGCCAGCTGAGCGGGCGCATTGCCGCCATTGCGTCCGTTACGGGCAGTATGGTGGCCAGCCGGCAGGCGGTGTGCATGCCGGGGCGGGCGGTGCCCATCCTCGAAATCCACGGCACCGCCGACGGCACCGTGCCCTACAACGGCAACCTGCTGTTTGTGCCCATCCCGACGCTGCTGGCAGGCTGGGTGCAGCGCAACGGCTGCAACCCCACGCCCGTCGTCACGCAGATCCCCGACATCAACACCGCCGACGGCAGCACCGTGGAGCGGCAGCTGTACACGGGCGGCCGCAACGGCAGCGTAGTAGAGCACTACCGCATCATCGGGGGCGGCCACACCTGGCCGGGCGCGCCGGTGAACATCGGCGTCACCAACCGCGACATCAACGCCAGCCGGGAAATCTGGCGCTTCCTGCGGCCCTACCGCCTGACTGGGCTGGTGGCTTCCACCAAACCCGAAACTTCCGGCCGGCTGTTGCAGCTGGCTCCCAACCCGGCGCAGGAGCTGGTAACGCTGCGCGCCGAAGCCGGCCAGCCGCTAACCCGCCTGCGTGTGACGGATGCGCTGGGCCGCGTGGTGCCGGCCACCCCGCGCCGCACTTCCGACGGCAGCCTGCAGCTGTCTACAGCCGGCTGGGCGTCCGGCATCTACTGGGTGCAGGCCGAAGTAGCCGGGCAGCCAGTGGTGCGCAAGATGGTGAAGGAGTAGTCGGCCCGGCTTCTTTGCAGGCACAGGAATTTTATTCAGAACGTCATGCTAAGCCTGCCGAAGCAACTCTATTGCAACGGTAATCCAACGAAGCGGTAGAGATGCTTCGGCAGACTCAGCATGACGTTCAAGCAGCATTACTCAATACCCGCGGGCCAGCTGCACCAGGTTTTGCAGCGGCTGCTGCTGGCGGAGGCGGTGCAAATTGTCGAGCAGGATTTCCACTTTGCCTTCGTCTTCGCGGGGCTGGCCGCCGCCGCTGTGCTGGGTGAGCAGCACGTTGGGCAGGCCCCACAGCGGATTGTCGGCGGGCAGCGGCTCCCGGGCCGTTACGTCGAGGACAGCCCCGGCCAGTTGGCTGGCTTGCAGGGCCGCCAGCAGCGCTTCCTCGTCGGTGGTGTTGCCGCGCCCGACGCTGGCGTAGAGGGCGTGGGCGGGCAGGGCCTGCACCATTTCGGCCGAGAAAAACCCGTCGGCGCTGCCGGGTAGGCAGTTTACCACCAGGTCGGTTTCGGGTAGCGCGGCCAGCAGGTCTTCGCGGGAGTGCAGCTGGGCGCGGGCGTCGGTGCGGGCCAGCAGCTGCACGTGGCAGCGGAAGCCCGCCAGCTGCTCGGCCACGGCCTGCCCGATGGCGCCACTGCCCAGAATCACCACCCGCTTGTCGCGCAGCAGCCCCACGCGGCCCCGGATAGGGCCGCCCACCCACTGCCGCCGGCTCTGTAGCACGGCCAGCTCCGGAATGGCGCGGTACCAGCCCAAAATGCCCGCCACGATGGTTTCGGCGCAGGGCCACGCGAAAAAGTCGCCCACGTTGGCCACCGGAAAATCCACCCGAAGCTCCTGATACCGGTCGATTCCGGCCGAATCAATCTGCCAGAACTGCAGCGCGGCTGGCGCCCCGGCCGCAAACCACTCCGGCGGCGGATTGCCCAGCACCACCTCGGCTTGTTGAAATGCTGCCTGCTGCTGGTTTTCTGGTAAATCCTGCCGGAAAGTGGGGTGGATGTCGGCAGGTAGCTGCTGAAGCAGTAGCTGCCGGGCCTGGTCGTTGAGGGTGGAGTATACGAAGAGCTGCATAGCGTGCTTGTTCTCTGATTGTCGCCTCTGTATTGCGGAATGGCGCTAAAATGCCCGCTTTGTACGGCGCGCCGGCCCCGGCGGCCGCCCAATCCTAAAAACCTGATAGCTTCGTAGATCCGCAGCCTCTCACTTTTATCCGGTTAGTTTCTTATGGAAGACCTCACGCACAATCAGGTTCAGGACTACTACGGCCAGCAGCTGCGCACGCAGGATGACCTGCAAACCAATGCCTGCTGCACCGACGATATTCCGGCCGAGCACAAGCGGATTCTGGCCCAGCTGGAGTCGGAAGTGCTGGAAAAATACTACGGCTGCGGCGTGGCCGTGCCGCCGCTGGTAGAAGGCTGCACTGTGCTCGACCTGGGCAGCGGCAGCGGCCGCGACGTCTACCTGCTGTCTAAGCTGGTGGGCCAAGACGGCCACGTAATCGGGGTGGACATGACCGAGGAGCAGCTGGACGTGGCCCGCCGCCACATCGACACGCACACGGCGCGCTTCGGCTACTCGCGGCCCAACGTGGAGTTCCGCCACGGCTACATCGAAGACCTGCACTCAGCCGGCTTGCCCGACAACAGCGTGGACGTGGTGGTCAGCAACTGCGTGCTCAACCTCAGCACCGATAAGGAAGCCACCTACCGCGAGATTTTCCGGGTGCTGAAGCCCGGCGGCGAGCTGCACATTGCCGACGTATTCTCGGACCGCCGCGTGCCCGAAGTGCTGCGTCAGGACCCCGTGCTGTACGGTGAGTGCCTGAGCGGCGCCCTCTACATCGACGATTTCCGGCGCCTGCTGCAGCAGCTGGGCGTGGATGACTACCGCCTCACGGCCAGCCGCCGCCTCACCATCGGCAACCCCGAAATTGAGGCTAAAGTGGGCAACATCGGCTTCTACTCGCTCACGGTGCGGGCCTTCAAGCTGGCTCTCGAAGACCGGTGCGAAGACTACGGCCAGGTAGCCACCTACCTCGGTACCATCCCCGGCCACCCGCACGCCTTTGTCCTCGACGACCACCACCGCTTCGAAACCGGCCGCCCCATGCTGGTGTGCGGCAACACGGCCGAAATGGTTGGCCTG from Hymenobacter canadensis harbors:
- a CDS encoding extracellular catalytic domain type 1 short-chain-length polyhydroxyalkanoate depolymerase → MAASGLRAQSTVTGSIRFGGVVRDYRLYVPRAYTGARPVPLLLNLHGYGSNNLEQEQYGDFRAIADTANFLVVHPNGTLDGTGSRYWNTFTAPGSGGPNDVAFLAALIDTLSAKYRVDANRVYSTGMSNGGFMSYELACQLSGRIAAIASVTGSMVASRQAVCMPGRAVPILEIHGTADGTVPYNGNLLFVPIPTLLAGWVQRNGCNPTPVVTQIPDINTADGSTVERQLYTGGRNGSVVEHYRIIGGGHTWPGAPVNIGVTNRDINASREIWRFLRPYRLTGLVASTKPETSGRLLQLAPNPAQELVTLRAEAGQPLTRLRVTDALGRVVPATPRRTSDGSLQLSTAGWASGIYWVQAEVAGQPVVRKMVKE
- a CDS encoding GreA/GreB family elongation factor, translating into MSRAFTKEDDSQEAPIVPPRAPLPPGMANYVTPRGLALLRAELTTLEATRTRAEANRENEADRTRLLTLYNAQIVALNARLGSARLIDPRTQPAQEVRFGATVTLRTRSGGRPGTERRFTIVGVDEADVAEGRLAFVAPMARAVQGAQLGQLVTLQLGPQEEEVEVIGISYDDIALPPL
- the clpB gene encoding ATP-dependent chaperone ClpB; the protein is MNFNNYTIKAQEAVQKATEIAGANQQQAIETGHLLKGLFQSDENVLSFVAKKLGANLNILTPRLDALVAAYPKVSGGSPYLANETAAALQRATGYLKEFQDEYVSVEHLLLGLLSGKDATATLMKDAGFNEKDLKAAILELRGGRKVTSQSAEDQYQSLNRYARNLNEQVRLGKMDPVIGRDEEIRRVLQILSRRTKNNPVLLGEPGVGKTAIVEGLAQRIVAGDVPENLRDKVIMSLDMGLLIAGAKYKGEFEERLKAVIKEVTDSDGQIILFIDEMHTLIGAGAGGEGAMDAANLLKPALARGELHAIGATTLKEYQKYIEKDKALERRFQAVMVDEPTVEDAISIMRGIKEKYELHHGVRITDDAVIAAVELSSRYITDRFLPDKAIDLMDEAAAKLRIELNSMPVELDEVQRRIMQLEIEREAIRREENHDREAVLNKDIADLSARRDDLKAQWENEKSALTSIQTEKENIERYKLEADQAERQGDYGRVAELRYGKIQEAEAKLKELQALAEADKGKEGGSMLQEVVTQEDIADVVAKWTGIPVSKMLQSDREKLLNLEAELGKRVAGQSEAIMAISDAVRRSRAGLQDPKRPIGSFIFLGTTGVGKTELAKALAEYLFNDENAMVRIDMSEFQERHAVSRLIGAPPGYVGYDEGGQLTEAVRRKPYSVVLLDEIEKAHPDVFNILLQVLDDGRLTDNKGRVANFKNTIIIMTSNTGADIIQHNFKELNEYNHDEVVDRTRDEVVERLRQHMRPEFLNRIDEIVMFQPLKRKEIRKIVDIQFRQIQQRLTEAGIRLEATSEVLDFLGEQGFDPTFGARPLKRVIQRLVLNELSKDILSGRVSKDAVVEAVLEDGGIRFNNVEMPAVA
- a CDS encoding 1-phosphofructokinase family hexose kinase, which produces MARIVTLTLNPTVDKSTTADHIIPDQKLRCAAPRFEPGGGGINVSRALRRLGADSVAVFPAGGPTGQLLQELLAQEQVQQLAVETASRTRENFIVVDASSGQQYRFGMPGTELTATEQQQVLAALRNLPEVPGFLVISGSLPPGVEPEFLAEIARWAKQAGTRIVADTSGPALQRILQEGVYLIKPNVGELSKMTGVEELDDDAVAAAAQQLVREGQAEIVVVSLGPQGACVVTKDAVDHVPAPAVKKRSTVGAGDSMVAGLVYGLSTGLSLPETARLGVACGSAATMNPGTELFRKPDVDRLYQGLLQRLPQRA
- a CDS encoding DoxX family protein, which encodes MNIAVVVAQLVIALSVVIVWVFRFDNIVKEFKQYGLPDLVRTMVGAAKIALATLLVAGIWYPGLVLVPALLMAFLMLCAQLAHIKVRNPWHKYVPSLLLLLLSLFVAAAHAGLIAN
- a CDS encoding NUDIX hydrolase, with the translated sequence MPLIDKIAWLHLHDGRILSTRSRGKDAYYLPGGKREPGETDADTLLREIREELTVTLDPASLQLRGVFTAPAHGHAPDVLVQMTLYAATYTGQLQPAAEIEEIVWLSYRHRPQVSAVDQLIFDWLRELGELAE
- a CDS encoding D-2-hydroxyacid dehydrogenase; this encodes MQLFVYSTLNDQARQLLLQQLPADIHPTFRQDLPENQQQAAFQQAEVVLGNPPPEWFAAGAPAALQFWQIDSAGIDRYQELRVDFPVANVGDFFAWPCAETIVAGILGWYRAIPELAVLQSRRQWVGGPIRGRVGLLRDKRVVILGSGAIGQAVAEQLAGFRCHVQLLARTDARAQLHSREDLLAALPETDLVVNCLPGSADGFFSAEMVQALPAHALYASVGRGNTTDEEALLAALQASQLAGAVLDVTAREPLPADNPLWGLPNVLLTQHSGGGQPREDEGKVEILLDNLHRLRQQQPLQNLVQLARGY
- a CDS encoding DoxX family protein, whose product is MTTILIWLSALSFLFYGISYFTSQKLKDEFKRYGLAKFGPLTAVLEILGGLGLLVGLQVPLILSVASGGLAVLMLLGFGVRMKIKDGFWLSLPSFLFMLLNAYIFYVSLQAY
- a CDS encoding methyltransferase domain-containing protein, whose translation is MEDLTHNQVQDYYGQQLRTQDDLQTNACCTDDIPAEHKRILAQLESEVLEKYYGCGVAVPPLVEGCTVLDLGSGSGRDVYLLSKLVGQDGHVIGVDMTEEQLDVARRHIDTHTARFGYSRPNVEFRHGYIEDLHSAGLPDNSVDVVVSNCVLNLSTDKEATYREIFRVLKPGGELHIADVFSDRRVPEVLRQDPVLYGECLSGALYIDDFRRLLQQLGVDDYRLTASRRLTIGNPEIEAKVGNIGFYSLTVRAFKLALEDRCEDYGQVATYLGTIPGHPHAFVLDDHHRFETGRPMLVCGNTAEMVGLTRYGAHFRVFGNKEQHFGLFPCGPTAAAPAGTDAAAASCGC